Proteins encoded within one genomic window of Nicotiana tabacum cultivar K326 unplaced genomic scaffold, ASM71507v2 Un00002, whole genome shotgun sequence:
- the LOC142178842 gene encoding uncharacterized protein LOC142178842, with translation MVDIFDIDSEAAHWLKKKSPTEWSKSHFPETVKCDTLLNNMCEYFNNMIIEARDKPIITLLEKIRKSNEWNYEIIGASIMNNWAVNLLNRKCSCRKWDLTGIPCKHTIVAIWTKHDDINSYVDDCYKVETYRTIYKFSILPMNGQEIWPKLNNVPPLPPRLERQSTKGRKQKLRKKEPDEVGASRQKMKRKQTKLYCSLCHNPGYKKRTCKLNRVYPYSHDDEMVRQESSFPTASSVHVKLPV, from the exons ATGGTTGACATCTTTGATATAGATTCAGAAGCTGCTCATTGGCTCAAGAAAAAGTCACCTACTGAATGGTCTAAATCTCACTTTCCTGAAACTGTAAAATGTGATACCTTACTTAATAATATGTGTGAATATTTTAATAACATGATCATTGAGGCTAGAGATAAGCCGATTATCACTCTATTAGAGAAGATAAG GAAGTCAAATGAATGGAATTATGAGATAATAGGAGCAAGCATAATGAACAACTGGGCTGTGAATTTGCTAAATAGAAAATGCAGTTGTAGAAAATGGGATCTAACAGGAATTCCTTGCAAGCATACCATTGTCGCGATTTGGACTAAACATGATGACATTAATTCATATGTGGATGATTGTTATAAGGTAGAAACTTATAGAACGATTTATAAATTTTCTATTCTACCTATGAATGGTCAAGAGATATGGCCTAAGTTGAATAATGTTCCTCCTTTGCCTCCACGATTGGAAAGACAAAGTACCAAAGGAAGAAAACAAAAGCTTCGCAAAAAAGAGCCTGATGAAGTTGGAGCAAGTAgacaaaaaatgaaaaggaagcaAACAAAATTGTATTGTAGCTTATGCCATAATCCAGGCTATAAGAAAAGAACCTGCAAGTTAAATCGCGTGTATCCATATTCTCATGATGATGAGATGGTGCGACAAGAATCCTCATTTCCTACTGCATCTTCTGTTCATGTAAAGCTTCCGGTATGA